One window of Treponema denticola genomic DNA carries:
- a CDS encoding ABC transporter ATP-binding protein: MSDIAIKAENLSKYYRLGVINNGTLFRDIQTWIALKRGKPDPHSKIGEHKYDGTDDGFWALKDLNFEIKQGDRVGIIGKNGAGKSTLLKILSRITAPTEGCVKIRGRVASLLEVGTGFHGELTGRENIYLNGAILGMKKKEVDRKIEEIIDFSGIKKHIDTPVKRYSSGMYVRLAFAVAAHLDSEILIADEVLAVGDAEFQKKALGKMNELSAGQGRTVLFVSHNMASVKSLCNKGIILEDGKIKFQSASIDEAIKKYQNINLIENKKGEWINTGDISNVFFKPEKIYILNKENKKIQSFTRDDENIRLVIEAEIQEINPLMNFGISIINSSNQSVFTTWVRDTEMIFNLGKSKFSFTIPNHLMNIGSYRAQMSAGIHHVSYIIHPGNEPLINFDVTGTIGTNFGDDVRHCSILPIIKWNKIK, from the coding sequence ATGAGTGATATAGCAATAAAAGCTGAAAACCTTTCAAAATATTACAGGCTCGGAGTTATAAATAACGGCACATTGTTTCGAGATATTCAAACGTGGATCGCACTCAAACGAGGTAAACCAGACCCGCACTCAAAAATCGGTGAACATAAGTATGATGGAACTGATGACGGTTTTTGGGCATTAAAAGATTTAAACTTTGAAATTAAACAAGGCGACAGGGTTGGAATAATTGGAAAAAACGGTGCTGGAAAATCCACACTATTAAAAATTTTAAGCAGAATAACGGCTCCGACTGAAGGCTGTGTTAAAATACGTGGCAGGGTCGCTAGCCTTTTGGAAGTTGGGACTGGATTTCATGGAGAATTGACTGGTCGTGAGAATATCTATCTTAATGGTGCCATCCTAGGTATGAAAAAAAAGGAGGTAGATCGCAAAATAGAAGAGATTATCGACTTCAGCGGAATCAAGAAACACATAGATACTCCGGTAAAACGCTATTCAAGCGGAATGTATGTGCGGCTTGCCTTTGCTGTTGCTGCCCATTTGGATTCCGAAATTCTTATTGCTGATGAAGTGCTGGCTGTAGGTGATGCCGAATTCCAGAAAAAAGCCTTGGGAAAGATGAATGAGTTAAGCGCGGGACAAGGCAGAACGGTATTGTTTGTAAGCCATAATATGGCATCTGTCAAGAGTTTGTGTAATAAAGGAATAATACTAGAAGATGGAAAAATTAAATTTCAAAGTGCTAGTATTGATGAAGCGATAAAAAAGTATCAAAATATTAACCTAATCGAAAATAAAAAAGGCGAGTGGATAAATACTGGTGATATAAGTAATGTTTTTTTTAAACCGGAAAAAATATATATTCTTAATAAGGAAAATAAAAAAATTCAATCATTTACCAGAGATGATGAGAACATCCGATTGGTAATTGAAGCGGAAATACAAGAGATAAATCCATTAATGAATTTTGGTATTTCAATTATAAACAGCAGTAATCAATCAGTATTTACAACATGGGTACGGGATACCGAGATGATTTTTAACTTAGGTAAAAGTAAGTTCTCATTTACTATACCAAATCATTTAATGAATATAGGCAGCTATAGAGCACAAATGTCCGCTGGTATACATCATGTTTCCTATATTATACATCCGGGAAATGAACCGCTTATTAATTTTGATGTTACTGGTACAATCGGGACTAATTTTGGTGATGATGTTAGACATTGCTCTATATTACCCATTATAAAATGGAACAAGATAAAATGA
- a CDS encoding glycosyltransferase, whose protein sequence is MEQDKMKKKTAIVTGGTANDVPAMACLVMNIKDTNPSLADEIVIYHDGILEKDQQLINSIFPTRFILYESPFKEVTDFGDVVTKYFSPMVFCKYECFKLLNDYECVIWSDYDVVIVDDISELKIKTVNGIRMDISKGSLVSESFKGDIKLVLENYDLTREGISMGIFCLFNNLSNIQNIYNFCIKYTKKLASYLFLPEQAVINLMLQYFNIDVSLNTPLGKEYTIHPIHDKNIRDVKIYHSYGQPKFWNGLYNKTWETNYKRWKRMGGTPYEYRTIKYKIKEKMYNLYLYKLLRKAYKKLKEVYHGCI, encoded by the coding sequence ATGGAACAAGATAAAATGAAAAAAAAAACAGCGATAGTAACAGGCGGTACCGCAAATGATGTGCCTGCAATGGCTTGTCTTGTGATGAATATTAAGGATACTAATCCAAGTCTTGCAGATGAAATAGTAATTTATCATGATGGAATTTTAGAAAAAGATCAACAGTTAATTAATAGTATTTTTCCTACGCGATTTATCTTGTATGAATCACCGTTTAAAGAGGTGACAGATTTCGGTGATGTGGTAACAAAGTATTTTAGTCCAATGGTGTTTTGTAAATATGAATGTTTTAAGTTGCTTAATGATTATGAATGTGTCATTTGGAGTGATTATGATGTGGTAATAGTTGATGATATATCCGAATTAAAAATTAAAACAGTAAATGGAATTAGAATGGATATATCGAAGGGAAGTCTTGTATCAGAATCATTCAAAGGAGATATTAAATTAGTATTAGAAAATTATGACCTTACTAGGGAAGGAATAAGTATGGGAATATTTTGTCTATTCAATAATCTTTCCAATATACAAAATATTTACAATTTTTGTATTAAATACACTAAAAAATTGGCCTCTTATTTATTCTTACCTGAACAAGCAGTCATCAATTTGATGCTACAATACTTCAATATAGATGTTAGTTTGAACACTCCTCTTGGCAAGGAATATACGATACATCCAATACATGATAAAAATATAAGAGATGTTAAAATTTATCATTCATATGGACAACCAAAATTTTGGAATGGATTATACAACAAAACTTGGGAAACAAATTATAAAAGATGGAAAAGGATGGGCGGAACTCCTTATGAATACCGAACTATTAAATATAAAATAAAAGAAAAAATGTATAACTTATATTTATATAAATTATTGCGTAAGGCATATAAAAAATTAAAAGAGGTATACCATGGATGCATTTAA
- a CDS encoding DegT/DnrJ/EryC1/StrS family aminotransferase — protein sequence MTTIPLIKPFIPPADILMPALEKVLYSGYIAEGESVYTFENLFRNYIGNFNTLACSSGTAALHIALKLCNVQTGDEVISTPLTAEPTNVAIAMTGAKVVWADINKNTGLIDLESVESKITERTKAIMLVDYAGMVCDLEKFQKISKKYNIPIIEDAAHALGSKYNNKFIGNISHYTIFSLQAIKHMTTVDGGFLSMQNMSDMERARCLRWFGLDKQKPRLENDITECGYKYNMNNVNATIGIVQMRYIDKIISSYIENGRFYDTALKNIHGVEMIEYTEKSEPSYWLYTIKVENRCGFIKHMESYGIAASPLHLRNDRHSIFAASKTNLPNLDSFYSKMVHIPCGWWVDEEKRNYIADVIKKGW from the coding sequence ATGACAACTATACCGTTAATAAAACCCTTTATCCCTCCTGCTGATATTCTTATGCCGGCTCTTGAAAAAGTTTTGTACAGCGGATATATTGCGGAAGGTGAAAGTGTTTATACATTTGAGAATTTATTTAGAAATTATATAGGCAACTTTAATACATTAGCCTGTTCTTCAGGTACGGCTGCTTTGCATATTGCATTAAAATTATGTAATGTACAAACCGGTGATGAAGTTATTTCTACGCCGCTAACTGCCGAACCGACAAACGTTGCGATCGCAATGACAGGTGCCAAAGTTGTTTGGGCGGACATAAATAAGAATACAGGACTTATAGATCTCGAATCTGTAGAATCGAAGATAACTGAAAGAACAAAAGCAATCATGCTGGTAGATTATGCCGGTATGGTTTGTGATTTAGAAAAATTTCAAAAAATTTCAAAAAAATATAATATTCCCATAATTGAAGATGCTGCACATGCGCTTGGCAGTAAATATAATAATAAGTTTATAGGAAATATATCTCATTATACTATTTTTTCACTGCAAGCGATAAAACATATGACAACTGTTGATGGCGGTTTTTTGTCTATGCAAAACATGTCTGATATGGAACGGGCTAGATGTTTACGATGGTTCGGCTTGGATAAACAAAAACCGCGTCTTGAAAATGATATAACCGAATGCGGTTATAAATATAATATGAATAATGTAAATGCAACTATTGGTATTGTGCAAATGAGATATATTGACAAAATTATTTCTTCATATATCGAGAATGGCCGTTTTTATGATACTGCTTTAAAAAATATCCATGGTGTAGAAATGATAGAATATACGGAAAAATCAGAACCTTCATATTGGTTGTATACTATAAAAGTTGAAAACCGTTGCGGTTTTATAAAACATATGGAGTCTTACGGGATAGCTGCGTCTCCGCTTCATTTACGTAATGATAGACATTCTATTTTTGCTGCCTCTAAAACAAATCTGCCTAACCTAGATTCATTTTACAGTAAAATGGTTCACATTCCATGCGGCTGGTGGGTTGATGAAGAAAAGAGAAATTATATTGCCGATGTAATAAAAAAAGGTTGGTAA
- a CDS encoding aminotransferase class V-fold PLP-dependent enzyme produces MIPLFKPYMPEHILEDSEFKTLIYSGRLVNGSYKKLFTDALAEFIGNKNIILCSSFFDAQSIIIKVLGLKAGDEVILSPLSCLRSSSPFVFYGLKVVWADIDPNTGTLDPNSVEKLITKHTKLIVHNQHLGYVGYIDEINAIGKIHGIPVLDDCLDGIGGIYKGKNIGNCGTDFTIASFDPARLPNAVNGACIITEKKETYNECLAASDLYIDRSEFRLDTGEINPDYDITKTGLSSSFSEVHAYLGYKQMPDLKLLLSKRLKNALTWDKFFQNNKRFGATPIGNKDGTPNYWVYGFRTKAKEQIYSYFKLKDYEISGIHFPNHNYSIFNNKPVLSGVDEFYRIFLALPCGWWIENEKQS; encoded by the coding sequence ATGATTCCGCTTTTTAAACCGTATATGCCGGAGCATATTTTAGAAGATTCCGAATTTAAAACTTTGATATATTCGGGAAGGTTAGTAAACGGTAGTTATAAAAAGCTTTTTACAGATGCCTTAGCTGAATTTATTGGAAACAAAAATATCATTCTTTGTTCTTCTTTTTTTGATGCACAGTCTATAATCATTAAAGTTCTCGGTTTAAAAGCCGGAGATGAGGTAATACTTTCTCCGCTTTCCTGTTTGCGCTCTTCAAGTCCATTTGTGTTTTATGGTTTGAAGGTTGTTTGGGCCGATATAGATCCAAATACAGGCACCCTTGATCCCAATTCAGTAGAGAAACTGATAACCAAACATACAAAATTGATAGTCCATAATCAACATTTGGGATATGTCGGTTATATTGATGAAATAAATGCGATAGGGAAAATACATGGTATTCCGGTGTTGGATGATTGTCTTGATGGTATCGGTGGAATTTATAAAGGAAAGAATATAGGAAATTGCGGAACAGATTTTACAATAGCATCTTTTGATCCGGCAAGATTGCCGAACGCAGTTAACGGTGCGTGCATTATTACCGAAAAAAAAGAAACTTATAACGAATGCTTAGCCGCTTCAGACTTATATATTGATCGCAGTGAATTCCGTTTAGATACGGGAGAAATAAATCCCGATTATGATATAACAAAAACAGGTTTATCGAGCTCTTTCAGTGAAGTACATGCTTATCTAGGGTATAAACAAATGCCTGATTTAAAACTGCTTTTGTCCAAGCGGTTAAAAAATGCACTGACATGGGATAAGTTCTTTCAAAATAATAAACGGTTTGGAGCTACTCCTATAGGGAATAAAGACGGTACTCCTAATTACTGGGTTTATGGTTTTAGAACAAAGGCAAAAGAACAAATATATTCGTATTTTAAACTTAAAGATTACGAAATATCTGGAATTCATTTTCCGAATCATAATTATTCAATTTTTAATAATAAGCCGGTTTTATCCGGTGTAGATGAGTTTTATAGAATATTTTTAGCATTACCATGCGGATGGTGGATAGAAAATGAAAAACAATCCTAA
- a CDS encoding polysaccharide biosynthesis protein, which yields MDAFKANIYKDKILMITGGTGSFGTEALKQFLDSDLKEIRIFSRDEEKQDEMRTNYKNPKLNFVIGDIRDYQSIEHAMYDVNYIFHAAALKEVPSCEFHPYEAIKTNILGSKNVLDAAISHGVENVVVLSTDKAVYPVNTMGMTKALMEKLAVSKAREAQGRKSKTVITATRYGNVMCSRGSVIPLFISQIKKGVPITVTEGEMTRFMMSLTEAIKLVMYAFENGKGGDTFIQKAPAATIMSLAIALKEIFRADNEIKIIGSRHAEKMHETLCSKEEMTKAEDLGDYFRIPADFRDLNYTMYLDKYGEKISEREYNSSNTKRLTIQELKDLLLSLEYVQKELKV from the coding sequence ATGGATGCATTTAAAGCAAATATCTATAAAGATAAGATACTTATGATTACAGGAGGGACAGGTTCTTTCGGTACCGAAGCTCTAAAACAGTTTCTTGATTCTGATTTAAAAGAAATTCGAATATTCAGCCGTGATGAAGAAAAACAAGATGAAATGCGTACTAATTACAAAAATCCAAAATTGAACTTTGTTATCGGAGATATTCGGGATTATCAAAGCATAGAACATGCTATGTATGATGTAAATTATATTTTTCATGCAGCAGCTTTAAAGGAGGTGCCTTCATGTGAGTTTCATCCTTATGAAGCAATCAAAACCAATATTCTTGGTTCAAAAAATGTATTGGATGCAGCTATCTCTCATGGTGTGGAAAATGTTGTCGTGTTAAGTACTGATAAAGCTGTATACCCTGTTAATACTATGGGTATGACAAAAGCCTTGATGGAAAAATTGGCTGTTTCAAAGGCTCGTGAAGCACAAGGACGAAAAAGCAAAACCGTTATAACTGCTACACGATATGGCAATGTTATGTGTTCGCGCGGTTCGGTTATCCCACTTTTTATTTCACAAATAAAGAAAGGAGTGCCTATCACAGTTACCGAAGGGGAGATGACACGTTTTATGATGTCGTTAACTGAAGCTATAAAACTTGTAATGTATGCATTTGAAAATGGTAAAGGTGGAGATACCTTTATTCAAAAGGCTCCGGCTGCTACTATTATGAGTCTCGCTATTGCACTTAAAGAGATATTTAGGGCTGATAATGAAATAAAGATTATAGGTTCACGGCATGCAGAAAAAATGCATGAAACCCTTTGTTCTAAAGAAGAGATGACTAAAGCCGAAGATTTGGGGGATTATTTTAGGATACCGGCTGATTTTAGAGATTTGAATTATACAATGTATCTCGATAAATATGGTGAGAAAATTTCTGAGCGGGAATATAATTCTAGTAATACAAAACGTCTTACAATACAAGAATTAAAAGATTTATTACTAAGCCTTGAATATGTACAAAAAGAATTAAAGGTCTGA